A region from the Micrococcus cohnii genome encodes:
- a CDS encoding cystathionine gamma-synthase, with protein MTEQNTTDTGQGFGTRAVHAGQDLDEVFGAVVPPIHLSSTYAPTRVGELRRGYDYGRGTNPTRDALQAQLAALEAGVDENGAPKATALTFASGLAAETALIMGAAEPGVTIVMGNDVYGGSYRLISTVLAKWGVKHAVVDMGDEQQVADAVAAAQAQGPVLVWLETPSNPMMTVSDIAAIARVAHDAGCLLVVDNTFATPYLQTPFDFGADVIVHSTTKYIGGHSDVIGGAVVIKDPAVAEAVKFQQFAAGAVNGPWDAYLTTRGLKTLGVRMDRHQANAGEIVRWLQEQPGVDRVLYPGLPDHPGHELAAAQMRGFGGMVSVQLAGGAAQARRVAESTRLFQLAESLGGIESLMNYPAEMTHASVAGTELAVPDNLLRLSVGIEDVEDLKADLDAALRAR; from the coding sequence ATGACCGAGCAGAACACCACCGACACCGGCCAGGGTTTCGGCACCCGCGCCGTCCATGCCGGGCAGGACCTCGACGAGGTCTTCGGCGCCGTCGTCCCGCCGATCCACCTCTCCAGCACCTACGCTCCGACCCGTGTCGGCGAGCTGCGTCGTGGTTATGACTATGGCCGCGGCACGAACCCGACCCGCGACGCACTCCAGGCGCAGCTGGCCGCGCTCGAGGCCGGCGTCGATGAGAACGGCGCCCCGAAGGCCACCGCGCTGACCTTCGCCTCCGGCCTGGCCGCTGAGACGGCGCTGATCATGGGCGCGGCGGAACCGGGCGTCACGATCGTCATGGGAAACGATGTGTACGGCGGCTCCTACCGCCTGATCTCGACGGTCCTGGCCAAGTGGGGAGTCAAGCACGCGGTCGTGGACATGGGCGATGAGCAGCAAGTCGCCGACGCGGTGGCCGCCGCCCAGGCGCAGGGCCCGGTGCTCGTGTGGCTCGAGACGCCGTCGAACCCGATGATGACGGTCTCGGACATCGCCGCGATCGCGCGCGTGGCCCACGACGCCGGCTGCCTGCTGGTCGTCGACAACACCTTCGCGACGCCCTACCTGCAGACCCCGTTCGACTTCGGCGCCGATGTGATCGTCCACTCGACGACCAAGTACATCGGCGGGCACTCCGACGTCATCGGCGGCGCGGTCGTCATCAAGGACCCCGCGGTGGCCGAGGCCGTGAAGTTCCAGCAGTTCGCCGCCGGCGCCGTCAACGGCCCGTGGGACGCGTACCTGACCACGCGCGGGCTCAAGACCCTCGGCGTGCGCATGGACCGGCACCAGGCCAATGCCGGCGAGATTGTCCGCTGGCTGCAGGAGCAGCCGGGCGTTGACCGCGTGCTGTACCCGGGTCTGCCGGACCACCCCGGCCACGAGCTCGCGGCCGCCCAGATGCGCGGCTTCGGCGGGATGGTCTCGGTGCAGCTGGCCGGTGGCGCCGCGCAGGCCCGCCGCGTCGCCGAGTCCACGCGCCTGTTCCAGCTCGCCGAGTCCCTGGGTGGCATCGAGTCGCTCATGAACTACCCGGCCGAGATGACGCACGCCTCGGTCGCCGGCACTGAGCTCGCCGTGCCGGACAATCTGCTGCGCCTCTCGGTGGGCATCGAGGACGTCGAGGACCTGAAGGCGGACCTCGACGCCGCGCTGCGGGCGCGCTGA
- a CDS encoding AMP-binding protein, with product MTETAAPSCTAGPTDLPLLRQTLSQNLDETAARHPEAPAVIECGPDGTPEGGRTWTFAQLRAESVRVAKALIAAGYAPGDRLGMWSPNVAEWTTLLYGAARAGVILVNLNPVYRSHELTYVVEQCDMAGLVVACPDERMDPPTTARRVAQEGAPALRQLIMLPTPGRIGADSYPHARPDTVPGKAAEAQVQELTWSTLLAGADQVSDAQLAEREAQVHHDDPVNLQYTSGTTGFPKGVTLSHVNILNNGFHIGELLGYTADDVLVIPVPFFHCFGMVIGTMAAVSHGTAQVLPSRGFDPAKTLAAAAATRATSLYGVPTMFISMLAREEARTLDLSRLRTGVMAGSTCPVEVMKQVIDELNMTEVAICYGMTETAPVSTMTRRDDSLARRTETVGRSMPHVETKIVDPSTGEVVPRGATGELCTRGYCVMSGYWDDEQRTAAVLDEHGWMHSGDLASMDEDGYVRIEGRIKDLIIRGGENISPREVEEFLYTHPDIQDVQVVGVPDDKYGEQLLACVILREGAEPLTAEDIKEFSTGRIAHFKVPAYVQVRDAFPMTVSGKVRKVELREQGRDYVAALG from the coding sequence ATGACCGAGACCGCCGCCCCGTCGTGCACGGCAGGTCCCACCGACCTGCCGCTGCTGCGCCAGACCCTGTCCCAGAACCTCGATGAGACGGCCGCCCGGCATCCAGAAGCCCCGGCCGTGATCGAGTGTGGCCCCGATGGCACCCCCGAGGGCGGCCGCACCTGGACCTTCGCCCAGCTGCGGGCCGAATCCGTGCGGGTCGCCAAGGCCCTGATCGCCGCGGGCTACGCCCCGGGGGACCGGCTGGGCATGTGGAGTCCCAACGTCGCCGAGTGGACCACCCTGCTCTACGGCGCCGCCAGGGCGGGGGTGATCCTGGTGAACCTGAACCCGGTCTATCGCAGTCACGAGCTGACCTACGTCGTGGAGCAGTGCGACATGGCCGGCCTCGTGGTCGCCTGTCCCGACGAGCGGATGGACCCGCCGACCACCGCGCGCCGCGTCGCACAGGAGGGCGCCCCCGCGTTGCGTCAGCTGATCATGCTGCCCACGCCAGGCCGGATCGGTGCCGACTCGTATCCGCACGCCCGGCCGGACACCGTACCGGGCAAGGCCGCCGAAGCGCAGGTCCAGGAGCTCACCTGGAGCACCCTGCTGGCCGGCGCCGATCAGGTGAGCGATGCCCAGCTGGCCGAGCGTGAGGCGCAGGTGCACCATGACGACCCGGTGAACCTGCAGTACACCTCCGGGACCACGGGCTTTCCGAAGGGCGTGACGCTCTCGCACGTGAACATCCTGAACAACGGCTTCCACATCGGTGAGCTGCTCGGCTACACCGCCGACGATGTGCTCGTGATCCCGGTGCCGTTCTTCCACTGCTTCGGCATGGTCATCGGCACGATGGCCGCGGTCTCCCACGGCACCGCCCAGGTGCTGCCGTCCCGCGGGTTCGATCCGGCGAAGACGCTCGCCGCCGCCGCGGCGACGCGGGCCACGAGCCTGTACGGCGTGCCGACCATGTTCATCTCCATGCTCGCCCGCGAGGAGGCCCGCACGCTGGACCTGTCTCGGCTGCGCACCGGGGTGATGGCCGGCTCGACGTGCCCCGTCGAGGTGATGAAGCAGGTGATCGACGAGCTGAATATGACTGAGGTCGCGATCTGCTACGGCATGACGGAGACCGCGCCGGTGTCCACCATGACTCGCCGCGACGACTCCCTGGCTCGCCGCACCGAGACGGTCGGTCGGAGCATGCCCCACGTCGAGACGAAGATCGTGGACCCCTCGACCGGGGAGGTCGTGCCCCGCGGTGCGACCGGAGAGCTGTGCACCCGCGGCTACTGCGTCATGAGCGGCTACTGGGACGACGAGCAGCGCACCGCCGCCGTGCTGGACGAGCACGGCTGGATGCACTCCGGTGACCTCGCCTCGATGGACGAGGACGGGTACGTGCGGATCGAGGGGCGGATCAAGGACCTGATCATCCGCGGCGGCGAGAACATCTCGCCGCGCGAGGTCGAGGAGTTCCTCTACACGCATCCGGACATCCAGGACGTTCAGGTCGTCGGGGTGCCCGACGACAAGTACGGCGAACAGCTGCTGGCCTGCGTGATCCTGCGCGAGGGGGCCGAGCCGCTCACGGCGGAGGACATCAAGGAGTTCTCGACCGGTCGGATCGCCCACTTCAAGGTCCCGGCCTATGTGCAGGTCCGCGACGCCTTCCCCATGACGGTGTCCGGGAAGGTGCGCAAGGTCGAACTGCGCGAGCAGGGCCGGGACTACGTCGCCGCGCTCGGCTGA
- a CDS encoding amidohydrolase, whose protein sequence is MTSCAFVNAHIVPIEAEPFDGTLVVEDGRIVALGPDVQAPATARRIDCEGRWLLPGLVDAHVHLGMDPEGELGSTVDVNEMTDPVMAGVRAIDAVDPADPGFADALAGGVTTVNVNPGSGNPIGGQAVAMHTHGRTIEEMVLRSPSGLKSALGENPKRVYGEKGRTPSTRLGTALVIREAFMAAQGYAARRAKAEADGEPFTRDPHLEALALVLERRIPWRQHCHRTDDVATALRLADEFGYELVLDHGTEAHPLADQLAERGVPVLIGPLFTTKSKPELRGRSLRNPGRLARAGVEVSIITDHPVIPIDFLVYQAALSVKEGLDRDTALRAITINPARVLGLGERIGSLEPGKDADLVLWSGDPLDVMNRALAVYIGGEQVMEYDARAACPVVADPRPELD, encoded by the coding sequence ATGACTTCATGCGCCTTCGTCAACGCCCATATCGTCCCGATCGAGGCCGAGCCCTTCGACGGCACCCTCGTCGTCGAGGACGGACGGATCGTCGCGCTCGGCCCGGACGTGCAGGCCCCGGCGACGGCCCGCCGCATCGACTGCGAGGGGCGGTGGCTGCTGCCCGGTCTCGTCGACGCGCACGTGCACCTCGGCATGGACCCGGAGGGGGAGCTCGGCTCCACCGTCGACGTCAACGAGATGACCGACCCCGTGATGGCCGGCGTCCGGGCGATCGACGCGGTCGACCCGGCCGATCCGGGCTTCGCCGACGCCCTGGCCGGCGGGGTGACCACCGTCAACGTGAATCCGGGCTCGGGCAACCCGATCGGCGGGCAGGCGGTCGCGATGCACACACACGGCCGGACGATCGAGGAGATGGTGCTGCGCAGCCCCTCGGGCCTGAAGTCCGCGCTCGGCGAGAACCCGAAGCGCGTGTACGGGGAGAAGGGCCGCACGCCGTCGACCCGGCTCGGCACGGCCCTGGTGATTCGCGAGGCGTTCATGGCGGCGCAGGGTTATGCAGCCCGTCGGGCCAAGGCCGAGGCGGACGGGGAGCCGTTCACACGAGACCCGCATCTGGAGGCCCTCGCGCTCGTGCTCGAGCGGCGCATCCCGTGGCGTCAGCACTGCCACCGGACGGACGACGTCGCCACGGCCCTGCGGCTGGCCGACGAGTTCGGATACGAGCTCGTCCTCGACCACGGCACCGAGGCGCATCCGCTCGCCGACCAGCTCGCCGAGCGCGGCGTGCCGGTGCTGATCGGACCGCTGTTCACGACGAAGTCCAAGCCGGAGCTGCGGGGTCGCTCGCTGCGCAACCCGGGCCGACTCGCCCGTGCCGGCGTCGAGGTCTCGATCATCACCGACCACCCGGTGATTCCGATCGACTTCCTGGTCTACCAGGCGGCGCTGTCGGTGAAGGAGGGGCTCGACCGGGACACGGCGCTGCGCGCGATCACGATCAATCCCGCGCGGGTGCTCGGTCTGGGGGAGCGGATCGGTTCGCTCGAGCCCGGCAAGGACGCGGACCTGGTGCTGTGGTCCGGGGACCCGCTCGACGTGATGAACCGGGCGCTGGCGGTCTACATCGGGGGTGAACAGGTCATGGAGTACGACGCGCGGGCGGCCTGCCCGGTGGTCGCGGATCCGCGCCCGGAACTCGACTGA
- a CDS encoding 3-methyladenine DNA glycosylase, whose translation MPQDELPHDPLPDADATRSFPAEVPVDVGLTLRPLQRGAADPCVRVTGRRAWLTRRTRSGAAALLVEGPASPFLPGSVRARAWGPGAQEAVEQVPALLGLGDQGWSAFDELLAEHRRRLPASVLEARRRHPGLRLPAAGALSVGLLTVVLEQKVTHDQARHGWRSLVREAARGSSGGGTPPGPVPAGMLLPPRPEQVALIPSWRWHTGWVQPAQSRTLVQAARRSASIERVAAACPPWDPSAAEGLNRRLCSLPGIGPWSTAEALQRSHGAADLVSVGDYHLAHFVGQVLTGRRVDDAGMLELLAPFAGHRQRLVRLLGLTGERRRSFGPRLAPADHRRR comes from the coding sequence GTGCCCCAGGACGAGCTGCCCCATGATCCCCTGCCCGACGCCGACGCGACTCGGTCGTTCCCGGCCGAGGTCCCCGTGGATGTGGGGCTCACGCTGCGGCCGCTGCAGCGCGGCGCCGCGGATCCCTGCGTGCGGGTGACGGGACGCCGGGCCTGGCTCACGCGACGCACACGGTCCGGGGCCGCGGCGCTGCTGGTCGAGGGCCCGGCGTCCCCGTTCCTCCCCGGTTCGGTGCGGGCACGCGCCTGGGGCCCCGGCGCGCAGGAGGCGGTCGAACAGGTGCCCGCCCTGCTCGGGCTGGGCGATCAGGGCTGGAGCGCGTTCGACGAACTGCTGGCCGAGCACCGGCGTCGGCTGCCGGCCTCGGTGCTCGAGGCGCGACGTCGGCACCCGGGGCTGCGTCTGCCCGCGGCCGGCGCGTTGTCGGTCGGACTGCTGACGGTCGTGCTGGAGCAGAAGGTGACGCATGACCAGGCCCGGCACGGCTGGCGCAGCCTCGTACGGGAGGCCGCCCGCGGCTCCTCAGGCGGGGGCACGCCGCCCGGCCCGGTCCCCGCGGGGATGCTCCTGCCGCCCCGACCGGAGCAGGTCGCGCTGATCCCCTCGTGGCGGTGGCACACCGGATGGGTCCAACCGGCGCAGTCCCGCACCCTCGTCCAGGCCGCACGGCGGTCCGCCTCGATCGAGCGGGTGGCCGCAGCGTGCCCGCCTTGGGATCCCTCAGCGGCCGAGGGACTGAACCGGCGGCTGTGCTCGCTGCCGGGCATCGGGCCGTGGTCGACGGCGGAGGCGTTGCAGCGCAGTCACGGGGCGGCGGACCTGGTCTCGGTCGGCGATTACCACCTGGCGCATTTCGTGGGGCAGGTGCTCACCGGACGACGTGTGGACGATGCCGGAATGCTCGAGCTGCTCGCCCCGTTTGCCGGTCACCGGCAGCGGCTGGTGCGGCTGCTGGGCCTGACCGGCGAGCGCCGACGGTCCTTCGGTCCCCGGCTGGCCCCGGCCGATCACCGCCGCCGCTGA
- a CDS encoding cystathionine beta-synthase — translation MRYAHTVLDLIGDTPLVRLNNVTEGIDATVLVKVEYLNPGGSVKDRIALKMIERAEAEGRLGPGGTVVEPTSGNTGVGLAIVAQQKGYRTVFVTPEKVGQEKRDVLASYGAELVVTPASVAPDSDESYYGVANRLEAEIEGAYQPNQFFNPAAPDSHFESTGPEIWRDTAGKVTHVVMGAGTGGTITGTGRYLKQVSADRDSGPVCVIGADPEGSVYSGGTGRPYFVEGVGEDMWPDNYDPSVPDEVIAVDDDEAFAMTRRLAAEEGLLVGGSSGMAVVAGLRAARQLGPEDVMVIVLPDSGRGYLAKIFNDPWMDAHGFSYEARPTVLPAWAQGRSRSAVPDGSGDAAPAVEAAAAAPTGRWDASVGDLMADKEDLFPGSVPMLVTASPETTVADAAATMNRYGVDALPVVAEPVHDLRVGEVRGTIAVAALAAALADGRARTDDPVAEHMEAPLPMIGARTSLREALARLSEEPTLLVARGGQVAGILTLHDLLAYTTA, via the coding sequence ATGCGCTACGCGCACACCGTCCTCGACCTGATCGGCGACACGCCCCTGGTCCGGCTCAACAACGTGACCGAGGGCATCGACGCCACCGTCCTGGTGAAGGTCGAATACCTGAACCCCGGCGGCTCGGTGAAGGACCGCATCGCGCTGAAGATGATCGAGCGCGCTGAGGCCGAGGGCCGTCTGGGGCCCGGCGGCACCGTCGTCGAGCCCACCTCCGGCAACACCGGCGTGGGCCTGGCGATCGTGGCCCAGCAGAAGGGATACCGCACCGTCTTCGTGACCCCGGAGAAGGTCGGCCAGGAGAAGCGCGACGTGCTCGCCTCCTACGGCGCGGAGCTCGTGGTGACCCCCGCCTCCGTCGCCCCGGATTCCGACGAGTCCTATTACGGCGTGGCCAATCGGCTCGAGGCGGAGATCGAGGGCGCCTATCAGCCCAACCAGTTCTTCAACCCCGCTGCACCGGATTCGCACTTCGAGTCCACCGGACCCGAGATCTGGCGTGACACCGCGGGGAAGGTCACGCACGTCGTCATGGGCGCCGGCACCGGCGGCACCATCACGGGCACGGGCCGGTACCTCAAGCAGGTCTCCGCGGATCGTGACTCGGGCCCGGTGTGCGTGATCGGCGCTGACCCCGAGGGCTCGGTGTACTCCGGCGGCACGGGCCGTCCGTACTTCGTCGAGGGCGTCGGCGAGGACATGTGGCCGGACAACTATGACCCGTCGGTGCCGGACGAGGTCATCGCCGTCGACGACGACGAAGCATTCGCGATGACCCGGCGCCTCGCCGCGGAAGAGGGCCTGCTCGTCGGCGGCTCCTCCGGCATGGCGGTCGTCGCCGGTCTGCGGGCCGCGCGTCAGCTCGGTCCGGAGGACGTCATGGTGATCGTCTTGCCGGACTCCGGCCGCGGCTACCTCGCCAAGATCTTCAACGACCCGTGGATGGACGCCCACGGCTTCTCCTACGAGGCACGGCCGACCGTGCTGCCCGCCTGGGCACAGGGACGCTCCCGTTCCGCCGTCCCGGACGGATCCGGCGACGCCGCACCCGCAGTGGAGGCCGCGGCCGCCGCGCCGACCGGCCGATGGGATGCGTCCGTCGGCGATCTCATGGCGGACAAGGAGGACCTGTTCCCCGGCTCCGTGCCGATGCTGGTGACCGCCTCGCCCGAGACCACCGTCGCCGACGCCGCGGCCACGATGAACCGCTACGGTGTGGACGCCCTGCCGGTCGTGGCCGAGCCGGTCCACGACCTGCGCGTCGGCGAGGTCCGGGGGACCATCGCCGTCGCGGCTCTGGCCGCCGCGCTCGCCGACGGCCGGGCCCGTACCGATGATCCCGTCGCCGAGCACATGGAGGCGCCGCTGCCCATGATCGGCGCCCGCACGAGCCTGCGCGAGGCCCTCGCCCGCCTGAGCGAGGAGCCGACGCTGCTCGTCGCGCGCGGCGGTCAGGTCGCCGGAATCCTGACCCTGCATGACCTGCTGGCCTACACCACGGCCTGA